In a genomic window of Passer domesticus isolate bPasDom1 chromosome 3, bPasDom1.hap1, whole genome shotgun sequence:
- the SERINC1 gene encoding serine incorporator 1 translates to MGSVLGLCSMASWIPCLCGSAPCLLCRCCPSGNNSTITRLIYAFFLLLGVSVACVMLIPGMEEQLKKIPGFCDGGLGTSIPGVQGHVNCDVLVGYKAVYRVCFGMAMFFLLFSLLMIKVKSSNDPRAAVHNGFWFFKFATALAISVGAFFIPEGPFTTVWFYVGMAGAFCFILIQLVLLIDFAHSWNESWVEKMEEGNSRCWYAALLSATAVNYLLSLVAIVLFYVYYTHPEGCSENKTFISVNMLLCIGASVMSILPRIQESQPRSGLLQSSVITIYTMYLTWSAMTNEPDRRCNPSLLSIIGYNSTTIPTQGQVVQWWDAQGIVGLVLFLLCVLYSSIRTSNNSQVNKLMLTSDESTLIEDGMPRSDGSLDDGDDVHRAIDNERDGVTYSYSFFHFMLFLASLYIMMTLTNWYSPDSSYETMTSKWPSVWVKISSSWIGIVLYVWTLVAPLVLTNRDFD, encoded by the exons ATACCATGCTTGTGTGGAAGTGCCCCGTGCCTGCTTTGCCGATGCTGCCCCAGTGGAAACAACTCCACCATAACTCGGCTGATTTATGCCTTCTTTTTACTTCTTGGCGTGAGCGTTGCCTGCGTGATGCTAATACCAGGCATGGAAGAGCAGCTGAAGAAG ATTCCTGGATTTTGTGATGGAGGGTTGGGAACAAGTATTCCTGGTGTGCAGGGCCATGTGAACTGTGATGTCCTTGTTGGCTACAAGGCCGTGTACCGTGTGTGCTTTGGCATGGCCAtgttcttccttctcttctccttgCTGATGATCAAAGTGAAGAGCAGCAATGACCCCAGAGCAGCGGTGCACAATGG ATTCTGGTTCTTTAAATTTGCGACAGCACTTGCAATTAGTGTTGGAGCTTTCTTCATCCCAGAGGGACCATTTACAACTG TGTGGTTTTATGTAGGTATGGCTGGAGCATTCTGCTTTATTCTTATTCAGCTGGTGTTGCTTATTGACTTTGCCCATTCCTGGAATGAATCTTGGGTTGAAAAAATGGAGGAAGGAAACTCGAGATGCTGGTATGCAG ctctgctctcagctaCAGCTGTCAACTATCTGCTATCTCTAGTAGCTATTGTCTTGTTTTATGTTTATTACACTCATCCAGAAGGTTGTTCTGAAAACAAGACATTCATCAGTGTTAATATGCTCTTGTGCATTGGTGCTTCTGTAATGTCAATTCTGCCAAGGATTCAG GAATCTCAGCCAAGATCTGGTTTGCTGCAGTCTTCGGTGATCACAATTTACACAATGTATTTGACTTGGTCAGCCATGACCAATGAGCCAG ACAGGCGCTGTAACCCCAGTCTGCTGAGCATCATTGGTTACAACAGCACCACCATTCCAACCCAAGGTCAGGTGGTGCAGTGGTGGGATGCACAAGGGATTGTAggactggttttgtttttgctgtgtGTTCTCTATTCAAG CATCCGGACATCCAACAACAGCCAAGTTAACAAGCTGATGCTGACTAGTGATGAATCAACACTGATAGAGGATGGAATGCCCAGGAGTGATGGCTCCCTTGATGATGGAGATGATGTTCACCGAGCTATAGATAATGAGAGGGATGGAGTTACTTACAGTTACTCCTTCTTCCACTTCATGCTTTTCCTGGCATCACTGTATATCATGATGACACTTACCAACTGGTACAG TCCGGATTCTTCTTACGAGACAATGACCAGCAAGTGGCCGTCCGTGTGGGTGAAGATTTCTTCCAGCTGGATTGGCATCGTGCTGTACGTGTGGACTCTGGTGGCTCCGCTGGTTCTCACCAACCGCGACTTTgactga